The nucleotide window AGATCAAAACCCGATGGCGAGCACTCTAGTTGGAATCTTATTTGGCGGGCGAAGGTTCCCCCGAAAATGTGTTCTTTTGCCTGGAAGGTAGTGGTGGGCGCACTGCCGACTGGGGCCTATAAAAAGAGCCGTCACATCGCTATTTTTGAGGATTGTCGGCTCTGCGGAGCTACCCGTGATGATTCCTTTCACGCACTCATTACCTGCCCACGATCAGTGGAGGTCTGGAACGTGCTGCGACAGATCTGGCCGCTTCCACCAAATGAAAAGTTGCACCATTGTGGAGAGGAATGGTTGTTCAATATCCCGATGAATGAGAATGAGGAAGTAAGAGCAATGGTCATCATGCTTCTGTGGAGGATTTGGAACCTGAGGAATGACTTGCTACATCATAAGGGGAACCCCCCTCTACAGATTACACATACCTTCTTATGCAGTTACTTTCATCATATAACCAAGCACAAAATTTTGGCATTGAGGACATTCTGAAGGGGAAGATGCTGGTGGTGgatctccctattagtcctaccCGTGTGGGAAAGGTTAGTTTACTTTGGCCGAAACCCCCTGCAGGATGGGTGGCCCTTTCAATTGATGGCTCCTACATTGAGGACACAGGACGGGCCGGAGCGGGTATGGTTCTGCGGGACTCGATCGGCAAAGTAATTTTCTCCGCCTACATATTCCTATTATATTGCAAGAATGCTCTTGAAGCCGAGGTCAGTGCAATGCTGGAAGGTATCTCTTTTAGCCTTCAAAGATCAGAGCTACCAATCATCATTCAATCTGATTGCTCTGTTCTGGTGACGGTTTTAACGGATGACTCATTGAACAAATCTGCTCATAGACATCTAATCTTGGAAATGAAGAAGCTCCTGGAACAGCATGAGTTTATTCCACAGAAATTAGATCGGCATCAAAATAGTGTTGCTCACTGTCTTGCTAATATTGGTCGTTCTGGAGGTTGCACCGTCTGTTGGTTGCACCGTGTTCCAGACAGCGTGTCTAGTTTTGTATTAGCAGACTGTAACACTATTATAGTGGGATAAACTAATTattcacccgcaaaaaaaaactgGTGACATACCCCATACTTGTCAAGCTTGTTTCAGGAACTAATTAACTAATTAGGACATGAAAAAACATTTAGGTTAGGATTATAATTTAACATCATGACCATTTTTTCTTTCGAGACTTGAGTTAATGGTGTTTAGCACATATAGCTGTGGCACTACCACAGACATGCAAATAGATTTGCCATCTACTGTATCCGTCCTGGTTTACTAGGCCCCGTGTATTTCGGTTCGTTTTTGACCATGATTTTTACTAAGAAATATAAATTACATGCAGCAAAAATAATACCAGTGAAAACTACATTCAAATAAAAATCCAACAACGTattttttggtgacatgcattaacattttgctAATAAAATACTATATGGACAAACTTTAACCCAAAGTTGCAAGCATGACGTTAGGATGACCTGTGCTGACCTAGAGTATAATGGTGAACACAAAACTGCTTTCCTCTGTCGCTTTTTTACAGAGATGTATCTTGGGCTTTGATCAGCTTTTGCGGGCTAGTAATTGCTAGAGGAAAAGATAAAGTTTTGATGGAAGCAGGGACGAAGCTAGAAAAAATGTTTGATGGGGTTGTGTCTATGACAGTGGGGTCATCTTCTGCAAATAGATAGTGATTGGTACTAAGTCAGTGAAGAATTTCTTAATTTCATTGGGGTCAGTTGACCCCAATGCCTACAAGGGAGCTACGTCCCTGGATGGAAGAATGATGCATAGCTGGAAGCTAGAGGAACTACTACTACTAGTCCTGAATCGTTGCCATCTGCCATGCAAGTGGTTTCATTTCCGAAGCAGATGCAAGCTGCGCTATGTCTGTGGACACAGCTGGATGGTATAGTAATTGCTCAAAGTTCAGACATGCAATTGAACATATAAATCACGCTAGAGTACCCGCTCATCTGGAGGCATCGCAGTGCGCAAGCAACCTGGTTCGCTCGATCTACCACGCTCATACGGTTTTACGGCGCTGTCAAAAATCTGGTCGTTGGTTGCTCTGCACGTTGTGGCTTCAGCCTCCCATGAATGACGTGACCTACAGATATTTGAAGATAAGGTTCTCTCTCGCTGGTGAACATGGATGAGAAGATTAAAACGGTTCACCAAACCGGCCAGCCAAGAACGACAAAAACATGGTTTGGGTCATCATTTCATCATTAGCAGCTGGCAGGATGGGGAACTAAGTACAAATTAGCATTCTCAGCACTGTAAAACAATAAGCATCGAATATGTAAGAAAAAGTTGGGCATTTGCAGAATCCTAGGCCCCGTTGAGCAGTAGTAATAATCGAAGACTCACTTGCATGCCGAAAGCGGACCACTGTTGTGCAGGTGCACTACATAACAGGGGCTACGACAACAACCACCTCCAGGCTCTGCAGGAGCCCATTGTTTCGTTTTTACCTGCCCTCTGCGCCGCATAAAAACGCAGGCACGGGGGACGGGAGTGCATGGCTTAGTAGTAACCACCAGGAAGAAGCAGATTACTACTCCTATTAGGTTAGAAGCACTGCTGTTGCACATGCACCGAGCATGAATGAGCGTTGCAAATCCAAGAGGATCATTTTCTACTCACCGTTCTCAGATCCTCAAGGACTGACATGCAATGCGCGCGCCCAAGGTCGATCGATCATGGTGAGATCACCGGAAGCTGCCTTTTGGCCGCCCATGTCGATCGCACCAGCACTTTTCATGATGAACACGGTAGACAAAAAAATAAATGGGACCTCTGTCAGCTCGGCTCACACTTTCTTTCATCAACACTTTGTTCTTTTTGGACGATGGTCCATACACAAGTGAAGACCACCACTGATGAATGGGAACTTGGTAAATGTACTGCTACTTGTCTTAGTTTTGGCTTAAGCACTTGCCATGGCATCGATCAATCTGCCACTGTCCATGTCATGTCGCCCTCGAAGATCCAATGGCAGACCTCTGTCTTGCCGGGCTCGCCGCCAAGGAGCACGAACGCGCCGTGGCTCGGGCTCCAGTCGGACGTGTCAAGGTGACAGATGGCCACCCCGCGGTTGATCTTCCGACCGTCGCCGGCGGCGGACATGATGTCGGCCTCGTACACCCGCGCCCTGGGCACCGAGTGGCAGTAGTACACCAGGTACGGGAACAGGCTCTGGTGGCACGACACGGCCCGCGccggcgccgcctcgccgccggtGACGCTGCCCAGCCTGACCTCCGCGCCGCTGCCCGCCGTCGAGGCCGTGCTGCGCACCACGATGTCGTCGCCCAGCATCTCCACGGCGAAGTCCACCACGTCCTCGGCCGACGTCGCGCACCGCTTGGTCTCGCCCCGGCTCGGCGCGCGCTCGCACTCCGCCACCGTCGACGCCACCGCCTTGCCCAGCGCCGTGTCCGGCGCCGCCCTGAAGGCCTCCGACACGGCACTCGCCTCGAACGAGATCTTCCTGGCGATGTCCCTCGGCAGGAACGCCCTCGGCGGCATCTTGTCCCTGATGTCCGGCATCGGCATCCGGTTGCCGGCAACCAGCTCCCTCTCCCGGAAGAACTTGCCCGGCTCCGGAGACCACTTAGTCTTCAGATGCTGCCGATGCTCCTCGGATGCGGATgtcgtcgccgtcgccgacgACGTGTTGTGGTACTCCTTGAAGTCGACGCCGGTCTCGGCGTACGCCTTGAACGTGGTGTTGTCTCCGGCGTACGCCTTGAACCCGATCTCGTGGTTGCGGTTGCTGCCTTGCCCGTAGCCTTTGAAGTCGACGCTGCCGGCGTTGGCCGACCCGCCGTAGCTCTCGAACTCGGCGGCCCCGCCGTTGGCGCCCTTGACGTAGGACGCGAAGCTGTCGTCCCCGACGTTGGCGCCGTCGCGGTACCCCTTGAACGAGTCCACCCCGGCGTTGGCGCCGGCCCCGTAGCTCCGGAACGTGTTCTCCGGCACGTTCCCCTCCACGCCGTACCCCGTGAACGTGTCCGTGGCGCCGTTGGCCGACTCGCCGTAGTTGGCGAAGCCGGAGCTGAGCGTGTTGGTGTCGTTGCCGTACGACGCGAAGCTCTCCCGCAGGCTGTTGCCGCTCTTGCCGTAGCCGGCGAAGCTGCTCTCCCCGCCGTTGGACTCCTGGGCGTAGGACGTGAACCCGCGGCTCCGCCCGTTGGCCCCGGCGTCGTAGTTGGTGAACCTGGAGTCCGGCAAGTTGGTGTTAGCGGCGTAGGCGGTGAAGGAGCCCGACCCGCCCGTGGCGCCGCCGGCGTAGGAGGTGAAGTTGGCCGTCACCACGTTGCCGTTGGCCTCGTAGCTGGTGAACGAGTCGGCCCGCGCCGACGAGTCCCGGCCGTAGCGGCGGAATGAGTCGGCGGCGATGTTGACGTCCGGGGAGTAGTTCTTGAAGCCGTCGgtgccggcgccggcgccggagCCGTAGTTGGTGAAGTTGGCGTCCCTGTAGCTCGTGAACGGGCCCTTTCTTGCCGCCACATCAGATTCAGAATCAGAGTCAGAGGAGGACGGGCATAGCAGAGCGGCCTTGGAGCAGAGCGTGGGCAGGCGGGCGCGGATGTCGGGGAGCGAGGAGGGGAAGGAGGCAGCGTCCGCGGCGGGCAAAGGGGAGAGCTTGGAGACGAAGAAGGCCGGGTGGGGGCGGTTGTTGGGCACCTTGCGGTTCCAGTACCGGATGAAGGCCGCCTTGGCCGTGAACGGGTTCACCGGCGAGGACGCGGCGGCATTGCCAGGGAGCAGCAGGAGGAGGACTAGGAGCGGGGTGGCGAGGACGGGGCGGGGAGGAGAAGCCATCGGAGGCCAGGAGGGAGGTTTGGGGGTTGGGGGATTGGAGCTGGAGGGGAAGAGAGATTAATAGTGAAGGAAGCAGAGTGAGAGTGGGAATGGAGGGAGTGTGAAACTGTGACTCGCACCGAGCGAGTACGAAATTTGAACAAGGCGGGCAGAGGAAGACGCATTTACGCGTCATGAATGCTGCAGGTCCGTAGAGGTAGAGACCATTAATGATGACCCAGTGTGTTTCAGCTAAAAATATACTCTGACCACAATTTTGTACTTTCCTCTTGCATGATTTTCAGAATGTTAaataagtactccctccgtaaactaatataagagcgtttagaatattaaagtagtgatctaaacgctcttatattaatttacagagggagtacatattaTTATTATGTCGGTTGCTTTGATGTCTAGAAGGATCTAAAACTTTTTGATGTCATATTCAAATTTCTCCAAACCATGTCGTGAGACCTGGATAACTAATTATCGACTTAATATAATTTTTTTGTTAGGAAATATCTGTTTCAAACTCAAGAGTGGTTTGCATTTTAAAAAAAATACAACCATACTCAAACAAAGAGTGAGAATGAAATGTGTTTCTCAAATATGGTGGATACATTTCTTAGTCGGAGTTCATCTTGATTTTTGTTTCTGTTTGATATAAAGAGAGGAGATGAAAGGACTTCTCCAGACAGGACCCTTGCAATTTGGTATATTTGAAAACATTTTTGGTATTTGTAAAAACCTAGAATTAATTGAAGGGGATACATAAATGTCTAAGTGAGCTATTAAAAATCTTTATGAAAATGAGTTTAGTCCGGAAATATTTTTTATAGGACTATCGTAGTTGTTCTGATTCAATGTGATTTTTCTGGATTTTCTGGGAAAAAGGTGTGATAACATTTGAAAATCAAAACATTTTCTGTTTATTTGGAAATAGACACTAAACCTTGAACCTATTGGCCGAACCCATTTATGTCCCTCTATCTCTTGCCCGCGCGCACGGAGTGGCAACTTAGCCCAGAGATCAAGGGAGTTGCGCGGAGTGCACTATCCCTTAAAAAAAAATCTGCTCTTGTAATTCTGTGTTGGCTTCGGTGCATTAATCTAGGTTGTGTTCGGCAACCCTCTGCTCCTTCGCTACGGAGCAGAGCGTGCGGATCACCCTGTTAGAGTAACTCTAATAGACCCCGCATTTTGTCAACCTGTAAAATGTGTTTGCAGGTCGCACAGGAGCGGTTATGCAAGCTGAAATTTGCGGCGGCAGACTAGAAACAGCAAACAAACCCctaaattttaaaaaaaattgtttcGCGCGAGAAATTTAAGCAACAGCTCGCCGGAGCTCGCTCGCATAGACGGTTCTTCTTCGCATATAAGTTCATACAAGCCACATACATACATAAATGTTAGATATGGTAGACAGCGCCTATGCTACCGCACCACTGCAACAAAATTGAGCTCACCGAAGCTCCTGCGGTATCTGCCCACGGGCGGCGATCAGTCGGAGTCGGAGGAGTCGGAGTCGAGGTCGACGAAGAGCTTCACCTGCTCCTCCTTCATTACGCGCAGGTCGGCCTCCTTCAATGCGTGCGTCTGCGATGCCGTGAGGCCCGTCTCGAGGAAGAGCCGCTCGTACTCGAGCTCGCGCCGGATGCGCTCTTCCATCTCCTCCTGATCCCTCGCCGACCGCTCGAGGACGACGCGCTCGAGGAGCTCCTCCTGCCTCGGTGGGAGGTAGTCCTCGGGTCCGATGACGCCTCGGCGCGGCGGTGCATCGGGCACGGCCTCCTCCGGCTCCCTCTTCACCGGAACGAGGCGCGAGCTCGATGCGCCCACGAATGAGCACCCCGCAGACCCGTGGCCGGATGAGCTCCCCGCGGACCAGTTGCCggaggaggcgcggcggcgacgggcgcgcTCGAGCTCGAACTCGTCGAGCTCGCGCCGGTCGAATGCCGGCGGCGGCCGAGCACCCTGGTTGAGCCACCGACGCGTCCCCCGCTTGCGCGCGGCGTCAGAtctggcgcggcggcggcgctccgCCTCATCCCCCGAGTCGGACATGGTGGTTCAAGGCTTGCCGGCGGCGAGAAACCGAGCGGCGCGATGGGGAATTGGAGGGGAACGCGGCGGCGGGAGGATAGGGTTTCGACCCGCATCTGCCCCGCAAACCCGCAATTATAGTAGCTCGGGGGTTGCGTTTGCGGGCTGCGGCAAAAAAATTTACGGGCCAGACACCGATGCGGGCTCTGGTCTTGCCAGAAAAATGGGCCGAGCCCATATAATCGCCGGAATTATGCGGGTTTGCGTCGGATGCGGGGTCTGCTACAGTTGCTCTTAGGGGCTCGTCCAAATATAACTGCATATCTGCTCCACTCCGCGGCGAGTTGCAAAACGGAGGGATATCGAACAACTTCTTAGTTTCCAAGTGAGGCAAGCGCTGCGGTTGCAAAACGACGATACATGTGCATAGTCCACCAGCTCATCCACCCCATCTCATATGACAGTTTTGTCTCAACTAGTGTAAAGTTGGTCTCCTTTCTCCATTAAGACCGAAGTAGAGCATTAATTCTGGTGGGGTGATGACGAGGACTACAAAAGAATGCATTGGTACACCTGGTGGAAGCTTTGTTACCCAAAAAATGAAGGAGGGATGGGCTTTAGGGATCTCCACTCCTTTTAATCTTGCTATGCTATCGAAACAATGCTGGCGTCTCATAACCAATCCAGAGTCTCTTTGTGCGAGGGTACTAAAAGCGAAATATTTTCCCAATTATAGTCTGCTCCATGCTACATTGAAAAATGGATCCTCCTTCACTTGGCAAAGTATCATGAAAGAATTGGAAACTTTCAAATTGGGATACATTTGGAGGATTGGAAACGGTGAGAAGGTGAATATATGGACTGATCCATGGATCCCAGGGAGCCCGGATAGGAAGATTATTTCAGGTCGTGGTCATACTCTGCTCAATTCTGTTAGTGACTTAATCGATCCTATATCAGGGACATGGGATGAAGCACTGCTTCGAACAATTCTGAATCCGATGGATGTTAGGCGAATTATGCAAATACCGCCGAGTCACAATGCATTTGATGATTTTATTGCATGGCATCCTGACCACAGAGGTATATTCACAGTACGATCAGCATACAAAATACAGTGGTATCGGACTTTCGGAACACACACAAACATGGCTGAATGCCCAAGGAAATCCCAAGCTCCGGAAGTGTGGACTAGACTCTGGAAACTAAATATACCACGTAAAGTTTTGATATTTTGCTGGCGTGCTCTTCATGGAATCATCCCTCTAAAATCCATACTAATGAACAGGCATGTGGGATCGGATGGTGCTTGTCCAGTTTGTCATGGAGTTGCTGAGGATATAAAACATCTTCTTTTTGAATGTGTGACGGCCAGAGAACTTTGGAGAGGCCTGGGCATATTGGAAATTCTTGACGAAGCTGCAACGGTGGATCGCTCCGGTTCGGTAATATTGGAGCATTTACTGTTGGCAGAGGATAAGCCGGTTCCGATGAAGCCGAACTTGGATATTAAGCAAATTCTTGCTGTTGGTAGTTGGTACCTCTGGTGGACTCGTCGCCAACACACTCATGATGGAGCAACACCCCCGACAATGAGATGGCCTATGTCTGTTCTAGCAATTGCGAACAATTTTCATCAAGCAAATGAGAAGAACAGGGTGACAAAGGAACAAAGATGGTTGAAACCCGGTCCAAAATTTGTTAAGTTAAATGTAGATGCCTCCTTCTATGCGGATGAGGGTGCTGGAGCATCGGCGGCAATCCTTAGAGATGAGAAGGGTAATTTTTTCGCAGCTCAGTGCAAATATATTCAGTATGCATCTGATGTAGTTACCTCGGAAGCTATGGCGATGAGAGATGGATTGATCTTTGCAAGCTCATTAGGATTCAACAGGGTGGAGGCAGAGTCAGATTCTTCAATTGTTATTGACTATTGCTTGGGACAGACAGAATGGTGGGACTTGGCTGCAGCAGTATTTGCAGAATGCATTGCCGTGTCTTTATCAATCGGGAAGGTTATCTTTAAACATTGTGCTCGTTCTTCGAATCAAGCGGCGCATGTGCTAGCTAGTTACTGTTTTTGTAATAAGATTTGTAGTTCATGGACTGATGAGCCCCCGGCTTGTCTGGTTTCCAAACTCGTAGACGATGTAATTCCTATTTGAAATCAATAAAGCTAGCCATGATGCCTTTCCAAAAAAA belongs to Triticum urartu cultivar G1812 chromosome 7, Tu2.1, whole genome shotgun sequence and includes:
- the LOC125524147 gene encoding BURP domain-containing protein 12-like, with the protein product MASPPRPVLATPLLVLLLLLPGNAAASSPVNPFTAKAAFIRYWNRKVPNNRPHPAFFVSKLSPLPAADAASFPSSLPDIRARLPTLCSKAALLCPSSSDSDSESDVAARKGPFTSYRDANFTNYGSGAGAGTDGFKNYSPDVNIAADSFRRYGRDSSARADSFTSYEANGNVVTANFTSYAGGATGGSGSFTAYAANTNLPDSRFTNYDAGANGRSRGFTSYAQESNGGESSFAGYGKSGNSLRESFASYGNDTNTLSSGFANYGESANGATDTFTGYGVEGNVPENTFRSYGAGANAGVDSFKGYRDGANVGDDSFASYVKGANGGAAEFESYGGSANAGSVDFKGYGQGSNRNHEIGFKAYAGDNTTFKAYAETGVDFKEYHNTSSATATTSASEEHRQHLKTKWSPEPGKFFRERELVAGNRMPMPDIRDKMPPRAFLPRDIARKISFEASAVSEAFRAAPDTALGKAVASTVAECERAPSRGETKRCATSAEDVVDFAVEMLGDDIVVRSTASTAGSGAEVRLGSVTGGEAAPARAVSCHQSLFPYLVYYCHSVPRARVYEADIMSAAGDGRKINRGVAICHLDTSDWSPSHGAFVLLGGEPGKTEVCHWIFEGDMTWTVAD